One Primulina tabacum isolate GXHZ01 chromosome 10, ASM2559414v2, whole genome shotgun sequence DNA segment encodes these proteins:
- the LOC142505838 gene encoding uncharacterized protein LOC142505838 has translation MQNNQMDKVSKQQHNVVQGMALKNKNVGKTHFQLQDETNTQPLILIDNHTTRNSKERDCQSIQGASRNQIDEASNQNDIELQGLTSRITFNNNPHVENDFMDEESDQDVDSKSESLDAEKKTRGPTFMKEIWGRPSTLPRIKIRCDDMGRPIGSRRNKFTDFLGTLARNGKFCPIDVEDWNKMPLDSKKKMLDVVKYDLPPGTESWTLRSIATKWRNWKSKLKKKYYDPELPMQVLLEKRDKIAFVEQYVKLVAQWNSEKSKERSEKNKIARNQKIMNQTTGRRSFAQVQQKLKKEKGRPPSRVELFHACFTHANGSPSGNIVAEKLTAMKELENQLPEDEDDQIGQNDVFAQIIGPDRPGRVRMLGDAVNPSDLWGEVPSRSTCNRIVMEQNKKLEKMDEQIKKQCQHIAMLESKICNQPNQNLGSNYNNIQHTSSSSSPLSPKIGCSVSIKSLFDSTKIVAKGVVRSMDPNTEVGR, from the exons ATGCAAAATAACCAAATGGATAAAGTTTCAAAGCAGCAACACAATGTTGTACAAG GAATGgctcttaaaaataaaaatgttggaAAAACTCATTTTCAACTTCAAGATGAGACAAATACTCAACCACTGATTTTGATTGACAATCACACAACTCGAAATTCAAAAGAAAGAG ATTGTCAAAGCATACAAGGTGCATCAAGAAACCAAATAGATGAGGCTTCAAATCAAAATGACATTGAATTACAAG GCTTGACTTCTAGGATCACATTCAACAATAACCCacatgttgaaaatgattttatggaCGAAGAATCTGATCAAG ATGTAGATAGCAAAAGTGAATCTCTTGACGCTGAGAAGAAAACTAGAGGCCCTACATTTATGAAAGAAATTTGGGGTAGACCTAGCACGCTGCCACGTATTAAGATTCGATGTGATGATATGGGACGTCCTATTGGATCAAGAAGAAATAAATTTACTGATTTTTTGGGTACTTTGGCAAGAAATGGTAAATTTTGTCCGATTGACGTGGAAGATTGGAATAAAATGCCCCTGGATAGTAAGAAAAAAATGCTAGATGTTGTAAAG TACGACCTTCCTCCTGGAACAGAAAGTTGGACGCTACGTTCAATAGCAACAAAATGGAGAAACTGGAAGTCAAAACTAAAAAAGAAGTATTATGATCCTGAGTTGCCAATGCAAGTTCTTCTTGAAAAAAGAGATAAAATAGCTTTTGTAGAACAATATGTGAAACTAGTTGCTCAGTGGAACTCAGAAAAATCAAAG GAGAGAAGTGAAAAAAATAAGATTGCTCGGAACCAAAAGATAATGAATCAGACAACTGGAAGAAGATCTTTTGCTCAAGTGCAACAAAAATTG aaaaaagaaaaagggcGACCTCCATCAAGAGTTGAATTATTTCATGCCTGTTTCACTCATGCTAATGGAAGTCCCTCAGGCAACATTGTGGCAGAAAAATTG ACTGCAATGAAAGAACTAGAAAATCAACTTCCTGAAGATGAGGATGATCAAATTGGTCAAAATGACGTATTTGCTCAAATCATTGGACCAGATAGACCAGGCCGAGTGCGTATGCTTGGTGATGCTGTTAACCCATCTGATTTATGGGGAGAAGTTCCAAGCCGTAGTACATGCAATCGAATAGTGATGGAGCAAAATAAAAAGTTAGAAAAAATGGATGAGCAAATTAAAAAACAATGCCAACACATTGCAATGTTAGAATCAAAGATTTGCAATCAACCAAACCAAAACCTTGGTTCAAATTACAACAATATACAACACACATCATCCTCTAGTAGTCCATTATCTCCAAAG ATTGGATGTTCTGTCTCAATAAAAAGTCTATTTGATTCGACGAAAATTGTGGCAAAAGGAGTGGTTCGTAGCATGGATCCAAATACCGAAGTAGGAAGATAG